The following proteins come from a genomic window of Rutidosis leptorrhynchoides isolate AG116_Rl617_1_P2 chromosome 10, CSIRO_AGI_Rlap_v1, whole genome shotgun sequence:
- the LOC139873339 gene encoding uncharacterized protein: MSMLELITKASATSNESPSDSQYPIVLNPDPILLNLNPKTNDSFINRVEGWKISELDAQVIELAQKFYKNLKIKLKNPNSFTKVEFVNMLNLYLEKSKESSGISIGIEPKDEGFSNAFIRKFGFLMGEAVLGLVIEACFVFEIWEILETLIEGGLVNGSVYKDLVGKLIEKRRADLVCLSVKYVSDLQVSDVLSVLRFFLCAPKDGYGSMVDVRNEWERQAVSAIEIAADKSLGVKKLNKAKDAAVLLVMAHDEFTTSELCLHYLISSSNVDDVILSACIGKLNGLEIMSFVRYLKKWLVKYQKFPEACLSGKSSQKGVESVPSLENVTKCFGLVIDEHFSSLVMHLEFVEEVKSIELVVNSLASEARICCTLANLCASLKN; encoded by the coding sequence ATGTCTATGCTCGAATTAATCACCAAAGCTTCAGCTACATCCAATGAATCACCTTCAGATTCACAATATCCCATAGTTCTTAATCCAGACCCTATTCTACTCAATTTAAACCCTAAAACCAATGATTCATTCATTAATCGTGTTGAAGGATGGAAAATTTCGGAATTAGATGCACAAGTTATAGAATTAGCGCAAAAGTTTTATAAGAATTTGAAAATTAAGCTTAAGAACCCTAATTCATTTACTAAAGTTGAGTTTGTTAACATGTTGAATTTGTACTTGGAGAAGAGTAAAGAGAGTTCTGGAATTTCGATCGGTATTGAACCGAAAGACGAGGGTTTTAGTAATGCGTTTATACGAAAATTCGGGTTTTTGATGGGCGAAGCGGTTTTAGGTTTGGTAATAGAGGCTTGTTTTGTGTTTGAAATTTGGGAGATTTTGGAAACTTTGATTGAAGGTGGATTGGTTAATGGTTCGGTTTATAAAGATTTGGTTGGTAAGTTGATTGAGAAACGTAGGGCGGATTTGGTTTGTTTGAGTGTTAAGTATGTTTCGGATCTTCAAGTTTCGGATGTGCTTTCGGTTTTGAGGTTTTTTCTTTGCGCGCCGAAAGATGGATATGGTAGCATGGTCGATGTGAGGAACGAGTGGGAGAGGCAAGCGGTTTCGGCTATTGAAATCGCTGCGGATAAAAGTCTCGGTGTGAAGAAATTGAATAAGGCGAAAGATGCTGCGGTTTTGCTTGTGATGGCTCATGATGAGTTTACGACTAGTGAATTGTGTTTGCATTATTTGATTTCGTCATCGAATGTTGATGATGTGATATTGTCTGCTTGTATTGGGAAGTTGAATGGTTTGGAGATTATGAGTTTTGTACGTTATTTGAAGAAATGGTTGGTGAAATATCAGAAGTTTCCGGAAGCTTGTTTGAGTGGTAAAAGTTCACAAAAAGGCGTTGAGTCGGTTCCTTCGCTTGAAAATGTTACCAAGTGTTTTGGGTTGGTGATTGATGAACATTTTTcgtcattggtgatgcatctggaGTTTGTTGAAGAAGTGAAATCGATTGAGTTAGTTGTGAATTCTTTGGCGTCGGAAGCAAGGATTTGTTGTACTTTGGCAAACTTATGTGCAAGTTTGAAAAATTGA